The following nucleotide sequence is from archaeon BMS3Bbin15.
TTTAATATCCTCCTTCTCGACACCTGGCATCTCTACGGTTACTATAACCTCGTTCTTCGCCTCATCTCTTATAACATCTGTAAATGGTTCCTCTTCAGAATGAATAAATTCCTGAGGTACAGTTTCCACATTGCCAAACGTTCTGACTTCTGGCTTGCCTTCAGGAGTAATCCTGACGTTCACTCCATAATATACCGGCTGTTCAGTTCCTCTTTCAGGGAAAGCTGAAAAACTCCTCTCAATTTCACCAAATATTCTGTCCATCTCTTCGAATGGGTCAACATATCCTTTCCTCCACCACATTTCAAATCGCCTCCTGTCCATGTTTAATTACTTTTCGTTATTATACTCTTGCACAATAACGAAAGCAATCATTTTAGTAACTACAGGTTATTAAAACCCAGCGATTCTGAAAATTTCTTCCATATTTATATTCTTCCTGAACTCCTCAGCCACCCTTTTTATTGATGCCTCCCAGACTTCTTTTATATTGACATCTTCATATGAAGCTTCTGATATCAGCCTCAGGAAAACCTCTCTGAATCCCTGAGAATCAAAAATACCATGAAAATATGTACCCATAAGTTTTTTTTCGGGTATGCAGGCACCGTCTATTATATCTGAGCCTCTGAATAGAGGCCTTTCCCTGATTTCACTTCGGCCCATATGAATCTCATAGCCGCTAACAGGAATTTTTCTTCCACTCATTCCTTCTTCAGCTTTCGTTTGAACTCGTCTTAAAACCTTCTCCCTCTCAAAGCCCGTTTCCATATCAAAAAAGCCCAGACCTTTA
It contains:
- a CDS encoding Hsp20/alpha crystallin family protein, with amino-acid sequence MWWRKGYVDPFEEMDRIFGEIERSFSAFPERGTEQPVYYGVNVRITPEGKPEVRTFGNVETVPQEFIHSEEEPFTDVIRDEAKNEVIVTVEMPGVEKEDIKLEATENEIEIKAERGDRKYFKRVKLDVEIDPSSTRAKYKNGILEAKAKVVKPATRSFKIKLE